The following proteins are encoded in a genomic region of Ostrinia nubilalis chromosome 1, ilOstNubi1.1, whole genome shotgun sequence:
- the LOC135076657 gene encoding odorant receptor 94b-like, with translation MDKLARVMFLLLCHVTSITKQLVFYMSADKIDEMISALDDPLYNQPAAWQRALLAATARSAGRLLRAYSGTAVVTCTLWIIFPILYYAQGLPVEFPFWTNLDHSKPTFFVILLMYSYYVTTLVGIANTTMDAFMGTVLYQCKTQLRILRMNLENLIERATTVVKENSDEIFDKVLDKLFLECLEHYRQISETNRRLQDIFGTSILVQFGIGGWILCMAAYKMIGLNILSIEFASMTLFITCILTELFLYCYYGNEVTVESDRMVEAVYAMEWLHAPLRFKRSLVLLMERAKRPLRPAAGLIIPLSLNTFVTILRSSYTFYAVLRQTK, from the exons ATGGACAAGCTGGCGCGCGTGATGTTCCTGCTGCTGTGCCACGTCACGTCCATCACGAAGCAGCTGGTGTTCTACATGAGTGCCGACAAAATCGACGAAATGATCAGCGCTCTTGATG ATCCCCTGTACAACCAGCCGGCGGCGTGGCAGCGCGCGCTGCTGGCGGCGACGGCGCGCAGCGCGGGCCGGCTGCTGCGCGCCTACTCGGGCACGGCGGTGGTCACGTGCACGCTCTGGATCATCTTCCCCATCCTGTACTACGCGCAGGGACTGCCCGTTGAGTTTCCCTTTTGGACCAACCTCGATCATAGCAAACCGACCTT TTTCGTGATTTTACTAATGTACTCGTACTACGTGACGACTTTGGTGGGCATAGCGAATACCACTATGGATGCCTTTATGGGGACAGTATTGTATCAATGCAAAACACAGTTGAGAATTTTAAG GATGAATTTGGAAAATCTGATAGAAAGGGCAACAACAGTCGTGAAGGAAAACTCTGATGAAATATTTGATAAAGTTTTAGACAAATTATTCCTTGAATGTCTAGAACATTATCGGCAAATATCCGA GACCAATCGTCGGCTTCAGGATATTTTTGGCACGTCCATACTAGTTCAGTTTGGCATTGGTGGTTGGATTCTCTGTATGGCAGCTTACAAAATGATTGGG CTGAATATTTTGAGTATTGAATTTGCATCCATGACTCTTTTCATCACTTGCATTCTTACGGAATTGTTTCTCTACTGCTATTACGGCAATGAAGTGACAGTAGAG AGCGACCGCATGGTGGAAGCGGTGTACGCCATGGAGTGGCTGCACGCGCCGCTGCGCTTCAAGCGCTCGCTGGTGCTGCTGATGGAGCGCGCCAAGCGCCCGCTGCGCCCCGCCGCCGGCCTCATCATCCCTCTGTCTCTCAACACTTTTGTGACG ATCTTGAGGTCGTCCTACACGTTCTACGCAGTACTTCGCCAGACAAAGTAA